A segment of the Bacilli bacterium genome:
CCGAATCGTCGATTTCGTCCAAATAGTTCATGATGGCCACTTTATGCGGGATTGTTACGTTGACGCCGCCGAACTTCAAGGCGCGCACCGCATTCACCGCCGCCGCAAGTTGCGCGGGGGCGACCTGAAAGGCGGCGTACGCGGCGTTTATGCCCATTTCGCGAAAAGCCGCGTTCATCATCACGGGCGACTTCGAATGCCGCACCGGATCGCCGAAAACGCCATACATGACGGTGTTGCTGTCCGGCAAAACATGTTCTGTCGACATCTTCCATGATCACTCCTATACCAGCGAGTCCCGGATTGCCACCTTCACGCCCTTGGGGACGTGAATTTGCACCTCCGCTCCCGATTCGCCGGACACTTTGATCCAGCCTAATCCGGAAATGGACAAGTCCTGTCCGCCGCGAACTTTAAACCGCTGCACGGTAAATGGCGGAAGTTCGTCAAGCCGCGCAAGGGGCGGCGGGGACAGCATCACGCCGCGATGCCTGCGAAACAGATCGTCCGCGTTGGTAAGCTTCGTGCGGTGGACAGGCAGCGCATTGGCGACAAACAACGTGAACGGCTTGCGCTCGCCGCGCAAAAAATCAAAGCGGGCAAACGCGCCGAAAAATAACGTTTGTTCGGGATTCAATTGAAATACAAGCGGTTTTATCGGTTTATCCGGCATAAGAAACGGCAAATCTTCCGCTGCCGCCAATTCGCTAAGCCGGTGGTTGTATACGATTCCCGGCGTATCGACGACGGCTTTGCCGTCATCAAGCGGAATTTTTATGAGGTCGAGCGTCGTTCCGGGATATCGCGAAACGGTCAATTCCGCATCCAGATCACTGTGGTTGCGAATGAGCCGGTTTAACAGCGTCGATTTTCCCACGTTTGTCGCACCCACGACATACACATCGCGGCCGCGCCGAAGTTCGGCAATCGCCTCCACCGCCCGGGCAAACCCGGCGCCGCTTTTGGCGCTCGTCAGCACGATGCCGTCTGTTTTCAGCCCGGCCAGCTTCGTTTGCCGCTGCAGCCAATTCACTATGCGGTTGGGATTGATTCCTTTCGGCAGCAAATCCGCTTTATTGGCAACCAACAGGATTGGATTTTGCCCGATGAAACGATGCAGACCGGCAATCAGGCTGCCTTCGAAGTCAAACAAATCAACAATATGTACGACCAGGCAATTTTCCCCGGCAATTTTGCCCAAGATTCGTAAAAACTCCGCCTGGTCAATGGCGATGCGCGAAACTTCATTATAGTGTTTGATGCGGTAACAGCGCTGGCATATGGCAGGCGTTCGGGCTAACGCGGCTTCCGGGATATATCCGGGTTCGCCGGAATCGGTTGTTTGCAGCGCAGCGCCGCAACCGGCACAAACGGTTATTTGCGTATTGCTTTTCTCGTCAGGATGGTTCATGCGAGTCCTCCCACGGCAGAAAACCTTTTTTCTTCAATCGGGAAAACACCCATCTTTCAATGGAGCGGTTCAATCGCGTAAACAACCCGTCTTCCCGCAAATTGATCGGGCGCACCAGAATCGTATAGATGCCTGCGCGATTTCCGCCGAATATATCGGTCAACAGTTGATCGCCGATTACAACCGCTTCTTTGGCGCGCACATCAAGCAATTGCAGCGCTTTCTGAAAAGCGCCTTTTGTCGGCTTTCTCGCCTTGAAAATAAACGGAACATGCAAAGGATCGGCAAAGCGGGATACCCTTGATTTGTTGTTGTTGGAGACGATCAGCACCTGAAATCCTTTTTCCCGCGCGCTTTTTAACCATTCCGCCAATTCCGGCGTGGCGAACGGCACTTTCGCTCCGACCAACGTATTGTCCAGATCGGTGATAATGGCTTTTACGCCTTGTTTGCGCAGTTCATCAAGATCGATATCGTATATCGTGGACACGCACTTATGCGGGATCATTTTTAAGAGCAAGCCGTTCATCACTCCATGCGAGCAAAATACTACGAAAAACTATACCATATTTGCCCCGACAAGCAAAGAAAACCGGCCTCTTGGCAAAGACCGGAGCATGATGCGAGGTAACGCGCGATCACCTGCGTTTCGCGTTCAATTCATTGCGGATTATCTGCGCCGTTTTTTCCAACTTTTCGGCATCCGCGGGGGTGAGCCCCATCCGGCTGAATGCCGCCTTTTCCATGCAGGAAACCAGATCGGCAAATGCAGGCTGCAGCGCGGGACTGGTTATACTCCAGCGCGCCGCCGCTTCCCGGAATGTTTCATGTTCCTTGCGCAAATAGCCTTTGCGCGCCAAAAATTTGCGCAATCGCGACAACTCGGCAAGAGCGATTTGCTTGGCCTGCTGTTTTTTGCGCCGCGGCAAGCCGGCGGCAAAAGCCGCGATAAGCCCGAATTTGCGGGCCAGAAAACCCGCCGCGACGATCAGGAGCACCGCCGCGATGCCGACTGCGCCGGGAATCAGGCGCGCATCCCTGTTGTCTGCGGCCGTTTGATCCGGCGCCGTTTCGATATCGATGGCGGCAGCCGTCTTATGCTGCGATATTTGCAGCGGCATGCGGAATCCGGGAGTCGCTTCGAACGGCACCCATCCGCTGCCGGCGAAATACACTTCCGCCCAGGAATGCGCATTGGAATTGCGCACCATATACACGCCGCCGTCAATCAAGTCGATATCTTCGCTGTAAATATCTCCCGGTATCATCTCCAGGTTTTCCGGCACGCCCGTGCTGTATCCTTTTACCCAACGCGCCGGAATTCCCAAAGAACGTGTAAGCACAACCATCGCGGTAGAATAATAATCGCAATAGCCTTCTTTGACTTCAAACAGAAAACTGTCCACAAAATCCGTGCTTTGCGCTTTTGTCATATCCGGTTTATTATTGTAGCGATACGTATTTTGCAAATAATCGGCAAGCGCCTTGACTTTATCGTAGGCGTTGGTTTTGTCCGCCGTAATGCTTTCGGCCAACTCCCGCACGCGCGCAGGCAATGTTTCCGGCAACTGCGTATATGTGCGCAGCGTTTCGGCATCCGCTGTTTCCGCAGTTGCGCGCAGTTTTTCCTCATCGATCACCGGCATTTCGGAAAATATCGTATAGGTTTGCGGGTATGTTTTGGCGTCGCTCCATTTTAATTCCCCGTTTTCGGAAAACCAGCGAAGATTGGCAAAATTCCCGGGTGCCAGGTCCGGGTCATTCCCGTTTACGATGGTTTCCACTTTGGCGATGGCATACGCTCCGAACAGCACCGGAAACTTCTCCTCATTTAACACGCGAATCGTTTGCCGGTTGCTGACCGTTTCGCCGTTTGTTTGCGCCAATCCAACCTGCGGCAGAGCGGCGTTTGCTTGCACGAGAGCGCCATCCTGTTCATCCACCGGATCCTGCCAGCCAGTACCCGTGTAAACCGTGCGCGTCTCGCCGCGCCAGTAGCTTTTGTGCTCCGTGTCAACAAGCATAACCGGCGAATAATCGAAATCAAACGCGCCCCCGAGCGTTTCGCTGCTGCGCTCGTAGCCGGATTTTCCGGGTGTCTCCAATCGGATGCCCGCGACGCTTTTGCTGCTGAACGCCACTTCTTCGCCGTGCGCTTTTTTCCAGGCCGAATACGGATCGGTTAATAATGGCCTGGCGTTCGGGGCGATATTCGCCGCGATGATGATCAACAGGGCAATGATGATGATCGTCGCAAGCAACGTTTCCGGATACTCCGCGATGTGTTTCCAGCTTTCCGGATGCCTGCGCCGCAAATATTCCGAATGTTCGACCACTAATAGCGTCAAGCCGCACAAAACGAAAACCGCGACATTTTCCCACAGCTGATAGGTGCTGAACGAATCGACCACAGCCAGAAAAATCGTGCCGCAAACCATCATGGAGATAATGTTGCCCTGGCTTCGCATAAACAGGAGCAAAACCCGATACGCGGCAAAACAGCCAAGCGGAAACCAAACGACCGGGTGCAGCGCATACGTCGCGGCAGCAAATGTACGCCAAAAATCGGGCCAATTGGCAAATTCGATTGCGGAAAGATCAAGACGCAGCACATAACCGGTGGCTGCAACCGACACGCACACACCGGCAAAATAGCGAACGAGCGTTTTCATGCGCGGAAATAGCATGTCCAGCACCGCCAACGCAATGATCGTTACTTTGACGGCGCGCATCGTTTCCGGCCACCACGACTGGGCAAACAACTCCAGAAACTGCAGGATCATCATGAGCGAGACCAAACTGCGCAATTTAAGCCGCCAGTCGGTGCGGGGGAACCGCAGCAATAGTTTCGCACCTTTAACCAAAACGCTTTCCATCAAGATTCCCCTCCCCCAGTACTTCGGAGAGTTCATGCAGTGCATGAATGGCGTAACCCCGATAACCGTGGGACGCCAGCACTTTCTCCCAATCCCCTTGCTGTGCTTTGCGGGATGCGCTGCCGATCAACAGATGGCACGGATTGACCTGCCGTTCTTTTAGCCACCTTAACGATTGCAGCACAACTTCG
Coding sequences within it:
- the yqeH gene encoding ribosome biogenesis GTPase YqeH, translating into MNHPDEKSNTQITVCAGCGAALQTTDSGEPGYIPEAALARTPAICQRCYRIKHYNEVSRIAIDQAEFLRILGKIAGENCLVVHIVDLFDFEGSLIAGLHRFIGQNPILLVANKADLLPKGINPNRIVNWLQRQTKLAGLKTDGIVLTSAKSGAGFARAVEAIAELRRGRDVYVVGATNVGKSTLLNRLIRNHSDLDAELTVSRYPGTTLDLIKIPLDDGKAVVDTPGIVYNHRLSELAAAEDLPFLMPDKPIKPLVFQLNPEQTLFFGAFARFDFLRGERKPFTLFVANALPVHRTKLTNADDLFRRHRGVMLSPPPLARLDELPPFTVQRFKVRGGQDLSISGLGWIKVSGESGAEVQIHVPKGVKVAIRDSLV
- a CDS encoding YqeG family HAD IIIA-type phosphatase; protein product: MNGLLLKMIPHKCVSTIYDIDLDELRKQGVKAIITDLDNTLVGAKVPFATPELAEWLKSAREKGFQVLIVSNNNKSRVSRFADPLHVPFIFKARKPTKGAFQKALQLLDVRAKEAVVIGDQLLTDIFGGNRAGIYTILVRPINLREDGLFTRLNRSIERWVFSRLKKKGFLPWEDSHEPS
- a CDS encoding DUF4129 domain-containing transglutaminase family protein — translated: MESVLVKGAKLLLRFPRTDWRLKLRSLVSLMMILQFLELFAQSWWPETMRAVKVTIIALAVLDMLFPRMKTLVRYFAGVCVSVAATGYVLRLDLSAIEFANWPDFWRTFAAATYALHPVVWFPLGCFAAYRVLLLFMRSQGNIISMMVCGTIFLAVVDSFSTYQLWENVAVFVLCGLTLLVVEHSEYLRRRHPESWKHIAEYPETLLATIIIIALLIIIAANIAPNARPLLTDPYSAWKKAHGEEVAFSSKSVAGIRLETPGKSGYERSSETLGGAFDFDYSPVMLVDTEHKSYWRGETRTVYTGTGWQDPVDEQDGALVQANAALPQVGLAQTNGETVSNRQTIRVLNEEKFPVLFGAYAIAKVETIVNGNDPDLAPGNFANLRWFSENGELKWSDAKTYPQTYTIFSEMPVIDEEKLRATAETADAETLRTYTQLPETLPARVRELAESITADKTNAYDKVKALADYLQNTYRYNNKPDMTKAQSTDFVDSFLFEVKEGYCDYYSTAMVVLTRSLGIPARWVKGYSTGVPENLEMIPGDIYSEDIDLIDGGVYMVRNSNAHSWAEVYFAGSGWVPFEATPGFRMPLQISQHKTAAAIDIETAPDQTAADNRDARLIPGAVGIAAVLLIVAAGFLARKFGLIAAFAAGLPRRKKQQAKQIALAELSRLRKFLARKGYLRKEHETFREAAARWSITSPALQPAFADLVSCMEKAAFSRMGLTPADAEKLEKTAQIIRNELNAKRR